The Yamadazyma tenuis chromosome 2, complete sequence sequence TGACAAATTCAAGATGAGTGAAATCAAGATGATTAATaaggccaagttggacaagaaATACGCTTATTTAAACAAGCATTCAATTATCAATCAACTGTTGATCAATCGGTCCATTAATACCAACCAACTGTTGATCAACCGGTCCATTAACAATCAGCTGTTTTCAGCAGCGTCCAATATTCTAGATACAAGCAATATAACccaagttggaaaccaTTCAAACATGTCAATTCTCGGTGGGTTCGGCCAGGAAATTATCGAAGAGAGCACGCCTTTTGGTACTCCTAAGAAGTTCGTCAGACCACACGGAAAGGTTTTACCAAAGAACCTACAACAATTGATCGACTTGACAACTAAagtcaagtccaagtacaaAGCATAGAACCATACGCATACAATAATGTATTTGCAGCAGCTATATAATATATAATTTTTTTCATAAGAAATCAATAGCAAGCATCTTTAAGGcatgaaattgaaatgAAGGACTTTTGAGTCATGATATGCTGATGCTAAAGGGTACGTTTGGGTCATAATGCAAGAAAGTGAAATCGAACGTTTCAATGAACAGCTGCTGAATTGATTAACCATTTATAGTAATTCGACTTGATGTAGTTGGAGTCCATGTTGGACGACACTTCTATATCTTTTAAGGTGTCAAGAATAATGTTGTTATTTAGATGCAAGTTGTAATGAACACATGCGGTGGTTGACTGACAGACCGGACATTCATACATCAAAGAGTATTGTGCTGGTCTTTCAGGTTGAGCATCTTCTGGTTCGCTATCAGATTCAAAGTGGAAATTTTCTTCCCAGTCTTGAATTCGGCATTCCTCACTGCAGTAGATGGAGCCAGGTATGCACTGTTTACCATGAGATGAGCAGTAGTCTTCAAACATAGTTGTAAGGTGAAAGTAAAAAAATGTATAGAAAAAAAAGTTGGGGAGGAGTAGCCGCCTTTATACCTATTTGTAGAGAATTGTGGGTGAGATCAGTAAGTCCTAAAAAAGGAGGGGTGATGAGGTGTGTATCACGTAACACACGGCGGGTGAAATACCAGGGTTATATCGGACACAGTTATTTTGTACCTCGTGTTGTGATGGGTCTTAACTACTATTCACCTTTAGTGGTTATGGTAGTATCCCAATCGAACAACTAAAGTGGTTACTGCCTTGTCTTCGAAATTTCCACAGTTTTTCGCAAAAAGATAATTTCTGCTAATCGGTTATTCTGCGTGTGGTCAAAAATACCCAACCCGAGTTATCCAGGGTTGCTCATCGTGGTTCGGAAATGGTTATTCGTGTCCAATATCAGAcaattgtttttgtggggtagaaaatttttcattttgagCTTTGCGCGTTGCTCCGGTACCGGATCATGGTCGTGCCCGTGCCCGTTCCCGTACCCACCCTGTGCGCACCAAAgatttggttgatggtATACCATCAGAAAACCAACTTGTCAGTTGTGATATTGCAGATACGTAGCAGGaaaatcaattcattgAATCTCGTTAGCCTGATAATAAATACCAGTCAACCCCTGAGTACCTACAAAAACGCCGCTCAATTCACCCACTTTACCATGCTTTACTCGTTCTACATCTTTGATAGACACTGCAACTGTATTTACCATCGTCGGTTTTCCCTTGTGGATGATGGGGCCACAAATACGGATAATGAATCGGATGTGGCAAAGCTCCTCTTTGGGGTTTTGTACTCGTTGAAAAACATCTCTTCGAAGCTTGGTGACCAGTCAACTAATGCGGGTGGCTTCAACTAtttgaagtctttttcCACCTCAAGTTTTCGAATTCACTTTTTAGAGACcttgtccaacttgaagttcgTGTTGATAACtgacaacttgattgacAACGTGCGAAGCGTGTTATGGGAGTTGTATTCCACATATTATTTGAATAATATCGCTTTAAACCCATTAAGCCCGGTGGACTTTAAAGGGGATGAGAAGATCACCAACCCCAATTTCATCAGCCAAACTGATCAGTTTCTTAGGTCATTACCGGTGTACGGAGGCCAGTGATTGCTTAGGAAACCGGGATAGCGGCAGCAATCAGACAAGTCCGCATCATCACGGTCGCGTTCCCCAAAACACCGGCATCCCGGCCTTAACTATGGGTGTTAGGGTGCGAAATTCCGGCCCATAGATTTTTCCAGTGCATCAGGTTTTGTGAAGTCTATGGTTATACT is a genomic window containing:
- a CDS encoding uncharacterized protein (EggNog:ENOG503PVTM), which encodes MFEDYCSSHGKQCIPGSIYCSEECRIQDWEENFHFESDSEPEDAQPERPAQYSLMYECPVCQSTTACVHYNLHLNNNIILDTLKDIEVSSNMDSNYIKSNYYKWLINSAAVH
- a CDS encoding uncharacterized protein (COG:U; EggNog:ENOG503P36H) — protein: MLYSFYIFDRHCNCIYHRRFSLVDDGATNTDNESDVAKLLFGVLYSLKNISSKLGDQSTNAGGFNYLKSFSTSSFRIHFLETLSNLKFVLITDNLIDNVRSVLWELYSTYYLNNIALNPLSPVDFKGDEKITNPNFISQTDQFLRSLPVYGGQ